The Fusarium poae strain DAOMC 252244 chromosome 2, whole genome shotgun sequence nucleotide sequence TTGTAACGTTAGGAACTAAGAGAAATCAGGACTTATGCGTCGTAGACCCATCTCGTCTGTGAAGCTTAACGTCATTGTCCCGGATGGCTGTTGGGGTCAGGCACACCCGAAAACACAGTTGATCAATAGATTCACTTACTACGTTTCCAACAACAGTGAACCGAACCGAGAGAAAAAAATATCAATCTCCGCCACTGACGCTTTTGCTGACCATCTGCTTAGAAGTTTGTCTTTGGAGTCGAGCTTTCATGACCTGACATGACGCACCTAACCAGTGTGCTGGATGCATCTTTGTGTTTCTCAGCTGTTGAGCCGCATTGTAATCCATCTTTTGACGTCATgcagcccctcgacccccaTCTATAGTGTATTGTCAAAGTCTTTGACCTGTGAAACTACGCATAGCAATGACGAACATGGCTGGGACAACCTATCCGACATGTGAAGACAGAGAAGTTATGCCTCTGCAACTACGTAAGTGAAGAATAACCTCAGATGAGCAACGATCTGCGACAATTCCAAAGATAAAACGAAACATCATGCCTCGTTCGATACCagttttcttcttcattATCCAAACAGGCATCACTCAGCTCATATTCTACTTCAGACCCTGAGAGACACAACCACAACCTTGCCTCTTTATCATATCATATCCACGCAACTACCAACCAACCTTCAACTTCACCAAACACCAAGACAACAAATACCCTAAATCAGCAAAAATGACCCAACTCACCAAGGTTCTCATTGCCCTCGCCGTCATCGGCGCAACCTTTGCGGCTCCCGTCAACCAGCCTCGCCAACTTGGCGGAGAAGGCAGCGCTGCGGATGCCATCATCGGCGATACCGACAACGCTTCTGGCTATGCCGTTGAAAACGCCGAGGATCACATCGCCGAACTCCTCGGCGGTCATCCTACTGAGCCCAATGAGCCCAATGGTCTGagcggcagcggcagcgGCGGTGGCagccctcctcctcctcctcctccaaagGCTAGAATGGTCAAAATGACCAAGAGACAGGGCGACAAGATTTCCGATGGTACTGCTGCAATCTTGGACGCCGCAGGACTTACTGGGGAAGCCGATCTTGTCAAGACTGATGGAGATGCTATTGATGGGCAGACGACTGGGGACGCAGCCCTCATCGGACAGCAGGTTGgaggagatgaagaggatattGGCGAGCGTGTTGGAAACTTGGTTCCCAACAAGCTTCCTACTGCTCCCGGTGTCCCTGGAGCTTAAGCTCGTCACGAGCTCTCTGGCGAACAAACATGGTGGAAGTGAAACTGGGAGTTGCTTGAAGTCTGTCACCGAGTGACCTTCCAAAAACTACTGTCATTGCCCAGGGTCTGAGAATCGTCTAGGGGTAACAGGTTGTGTAAGAATGTGACAAGTGGGAAGTCAGGAACAAGCGATGCAGCGCTAGGAGCAGGGCGTTACAAGCGAGTATTAGCCAGCGAGTGTTAGCCATTCTTTCCAGCGTGTACTTCATTAGCTGTtattctatagtattaatcATTTGTTggaaattatatttttaaacgCTTTGATCTGCAACGCAAAGGTCTTAGAAGAACTGACCATGTTGCTCATCCTGGAATTACGGCAACAAGTTACGAAACGATAGTGAGACCTCAGCGAAGCGACAATGACTACTGCCTACAAACCAACGGTCACTATCCATCCAGATCTCATACTAAGATGGCATGGGTAAGCTGTGTATAATTAAACGATGGACTATTTGCAGATTGTACCATGTCTTGACCCTGGTGGTTTACTTAATCTGCCACGTGGATGGAATGAGCCGTCGAGAAACAAACTCTATCTCTAGTTCAATCGTCTTGCGGGGGGGTTCCTGGTCTCCGTTGACATTCCAGCGGTTAAGGTTTTCTTACCGACGGCTTTGGTATGGACCGTTTATCCTGACAGCTGATGTCTGTGTAAGAAGTAATTAAGACGTAACAGTGGCGACAAGGACCATTGACGACGGAAATGAGTGCAACTAGTTTTCCGGTGCGTTACAGCAAAGATTGCTCATTGATAGTAGTATCTATTAATCATTTTTATGTAGCTAGCCTTGGGAAACCTGCATTATTTCTGTGCCATATGAACAATGCACGTTTGTTTGAGCTCCTAAATCACTTGGTGATGCTCAAATCATGCGGCAGAGTTCCTGGTTCTTCGTTGAGAACTTCCGTCACCTGCCCAACAAGCTTGTCCAACCGGAGTCGTTGGTCGTAAGTCAGCTTGGAGACTTTGACATGGCTAAGAGCGTCGAGCCTTTGTTGCAAGTGGGTATTGGTGAGGTCTTGTTCAGCCATCCACAGATTGCTCTTCAATTCGTCTATCTGCCTTTCTATTGCATTGAACTTGACGCCAGTCTCATAGTCTTTGTCTATAGCGTCTTTAAGGAGCTGTGTCATCTTTTGTAGCTCGGTGTGACAACTGTCGCGGTCGGCCACGCTTGCCTGCAGGGCTTGGTGAAGTTGTGCTGGGACCACGTCATGGCAATCTCTGATTACTTTGGCAACTTGTCTGATCAAGTCTTCAATCTTGTGTAGTTTTGCAACGGTGGCTGCCAGATTGAGATGATTAGTTACCAGAAACCTTTTCGCCTTGTTGAAAGCTTCGGGGTCTCCATTTTGAGATATCGCGTTACGTTCGGCCTCGAGAATTTGCAAACGATGCTTGTATTGTTCGATACGGAGCCTGATAGACTTTGTATTCTCGTCGGTAGCATTGGACTGTCACGAGTGATCGATTAGTGACCAATACCCAGTAGCCTTGAGCCGGTATACCTACCTTTGCCTGATCGGTTTCCGACGAAGGTACTGGTTGTTCAACCTCGGTGCCTATCGTAGGAGCTGTCTGAGAGTCGATAGACGTGGTAGTGTTACTTTGTCGCTTTACTGGAGGCTGTGTACTCGATTCATCTCCTGCTCGCTTGCGATTTGTGTTGGGAGTGCTGTCAAGTTCAGAATACATATCAGTGAGTGTTTTCAACAGTCAACTTGGTTTACTCCTGCGTACTTGGTCCTGCTGTCAGATGTAGGGCTTGGAGGCGGCAGCGGGAATGGCTCGGTGTAGTCTGGTTCGTATTTTGCCTGTCTGTCTGGATTGAGAGGGCTCATTGTCGTCGGGATCTCACGGGGTTGTCGCCTGAAGATAATTTTCTTCATTCTAACAAGGCCAGTCAGCTCGAGACACTTGAAGGGGTGCGGTACAAACATGGAACACACAGGATGAAGTAGGGGTAAATACCCGAGTTGACTGCAGGAGAATAAGAGTGGTAGAGAGATCT carries:
- a CDS encoding hypothetical protein (SECRETED:SignalP(1-19)), translated to MTQLTKVLIALAVIGATFAAPVNQPRQLGGEGSAADAIIGDTDNASGYAVENAEDHIAELLGGHPTEPNEPNGLSGSGSGGGSPPPPPPPKARMVKMTKRQGDKISDGTAAILDAAGLTGEADLVKTDGDAIDGQTTGDAALIGQQVGGDEEDIGERVGNLVPNKLPTAPGVPGA